From Candidatus Brocadiaceae bacterium, the proteins below share one genomic window:
- a CDS encoding chemotaxis response regulator protein-glutamate methylesterase translates to MGNKIKVLVVDDSAVVRKILSTGLSKDGDIEVVGTAPDPYVARDKIVSLKPDVLTLDVEMPRMDGISFLHRLMVYYPLPVIMVSSLTQSGCDTTLRALEVGAVDFVAKPSLDVAQSLEGVIADLVEKVKFAARVKVVKKAKTTMTAPVQQMRASSALIETTHKLVAIGASTGGTEALKAVLMQMPPNAPGILIVQHMPQLFTKQFADRLNTLCSITVKEAKDGDSVIPGMALIAPGDYHMELRRSGARYFVATNQEARVRRHRPSVEVLFESVAKFAGANAVGVIMTGMGDDGANGLLSMKESGAKTIAQDEASCIVFGMPKEAIKLGAVDKVVPLQNIPSTIFSFLK, encoded by the coding sequence ATGGGAAATAAAATAAAGGTTTTAGTTGTAGATGATTCTGCGGTAGTGAGAAAAATATTGTCAACGGGTTTAAGCAAAGACGGTGATATTGAGGTTGTCGGGACAGCGCCGGATCCGTATGTCGCAAGGGACAAAATTGTCAGTTTAAAACCTGATGTGCTGACCCTGGATGTGGAAATGCCGAGAATGGATGGCATTTCGTTCCTGCATAGATTGATGGTCTATTATCCGCTCCCTGTTATTATGGTCAGTTCTCTGACACAGTCAGGCTGTGATACGACATTAAGGGCGCTTGAAGTTGGTGCCGTGGATTTTGTGGCAAAACCTTCGCTGGATGTAGCACAATCACTTGAAGGGGTTATTGCTGACCTGGTTGAAAAGGTAAAGTTTGCCGCAAGGGTGAAGGTTGTTAAAAAAGCAAAAACAACAATGACTGCCCCTGTCCAGCAAATGCGGGCAAGCAGTGCTTTAATCGAAACTACGCACAAGCTTGTGGCAATTGGCGCCTCTACAGGAGGTACTGAGGCTCTTAAGGCGGTCTTGATGCAAATGCCTCCCAATGCGCCTGGTATTCTCATTGTACAACATATGCCCCAGCTATTTACAAAACAATTTGCAGATCGGTTGAATACTCTTTGCTCCATCACTGTCAAAGAGGCAAAAGACGGTGACAGTGTCATTCCCGGGATGGCATTGATAGCTCCTGGAGATTATCATATGGAATTGCGCAGAAGTGGCGCCCGGTATTTTGTTGCAACAAATCAAGAAGCCCGCGTTCGTCGGCATAGACCTTCCGTCGAAGTTTTGTTTGAATCGGTGGCCAAATTTGCTGGTGCCAATGCCGTGGGAGTAATCATGACCGGCATGGGTGATGACGGGGCAAATGGTCTGTTAAGCATGAAGGAGTCAGGAGCAAAAACCATTGCCCAGGACGAAGCAAGTTGTATAGTATTTGGCATGCCAAAAGAGGCGATCAAACTGGGTGCTGTTGATAAGGTTGTTCCTCTGCAGAACATTCCTTCTACGATTTTTTCATTTCTAAAATAA
- a CDS encoding chemotaxis protein CheD — translation MSNNQKIITVGVGDLKIAKSPHLLKTLLGSCIGIVLHDHVNKVGGILHIMLPFPKGDDSKITKYADPGLPYFIQQMLTRAGSHRSSIFAKIFGGAKMFQTKGDLFNIGDENEAAVRRILQKERIQIVAAKTGGVKGYNIVYDTESGEVSCRVFGDPVMVY, via the coding sequence ATGAGCAATAATCAAAAAATTATCACTGTGGGGGTTGGTGATCTGAAGATTGCAAAATCTCCTCACTTACTGAAGACACTGTTGGGTTCTTGTATTGGCATCGTTTTGCATGATCATGTAAATAAGGTTGGAGGCATTCTGCATATAATGCTGCCATTTCCAAAGGGCGATGATTCTAAAATAACAAAGTATGCAGACCCTGGACTTCCTTATTTTATCCAGCAGATGCTTACGCGCGCCGGTTCTCATCGCAGCTCCATATTCGCGAAGATATTTGGCGGCGCGAAGATGTTTCAGACAAAGGGAGACCTCTTTAATATAGGCGATGAGAATGAGGCGGCAGTGCGAAGGATATTACAGAAAGAACGGATTCAAATTGTGGCAGCAAAGACTGGCGGCGTGAAAGGATACAATATTGTGTATGATACAGAATCGGGCGAAGTAAGCTGTCGTGTTTTTGGCGATCCGGTTATGGTTTACTAG
- a CDS encoding protein-glutamate O-methyltransferase CheR encodes MDIALNDNEFALFQRLVYEESGINLSTAKKELLKSRLMKRLRQMSLTSFNQYFKYVTEEDKTGVELIHMIDSISTNLTDFFRESAHFDFLANKLLPDLLEQKRKKRERRIRIWSAGCSSGEEPYTLSLVLIENITELQQWDVKILATDLSTKVLKKAMQGIYSKDRLKNVPSSLVNTYFTKGVGNNSDYYQVKDELKNLITFRRFNLMDGMFPFKGLFDVIFCRNVMIYFDKQTQSELIAKYYKYLAPGGYLFIGHSESLSGTGSGFRYVLPTIYQK; translated from the coding sequence ATGGATATAGCGCTCAACGATAATGAATTTGCCCTTTTTCAGCGTTTGGTGTATGAAGAAAGCGGTATAAATCTTTCCACCGCTAAAAAAGAATTATTGAAGTCTCGCCTGATGAAACGTCTGAGGCAGATGTCTCTTACCTCTTTTAATCAATACTTTAAATATGTTACAGAGGAAGATAAGACGGGTGTAGAACTCATTCATATGATTGATAGTATTTCTACGAACCTTACAGATTTCTTTCGGGAATCTGCACACTTTGATTTTCTGGCAAACAAATTACTGCCTGACCTGCTGGAACAGAAAAGAAAAAAACGAGAAAGGAGGATCAGGATATGGAGTGCAGGATGTTCCTCCGGTGAAGAACCGTATACTCTTTCTCTTGTGCTCATTGAAAACATTACAGAGTTACAACAATGGGACGTAAAAATATTAGCTACCGACTTATCGACAAAAGTATTAAAGAAGGCCATGCAGGGTATATACTCAAAAGATCGTTTAAAAAATGTTCCTTCTTCTTTAGTAAACACGTACTTCACAAAAGGAGTGGGCAATAACAGCGATTATTATCAGGTAAAAGATGAACTGAAGAATTTAATTACTTTCCGAAGATTTAATCTTATGGACGGTATGTTTCCGTTTAAAGGCCTGTTTGACGTCATATTTTGCAGAAACGTCATGATTTATTTTGACAAACAGACACAAAGCGAATTAATAGCAAAATATTATAAATATCTTGCTCCGGGCGGATATCTTTTTATCGGTCATTCCGAAAGCCTTTCAGGTACGGGCAGTGGGTTTCGATATGTACTTCCAACGATTTATCAAAAATAA
- the cbiB gene encoding adenosylcobinamide-phosphate synthase CbiB has translation MRPGDSRSISGPSGSRLYRTLNKRISDSDQKPSMADLTHIPYLSLIQIAVAYILDLLLGDPQWAYHPVRLIGRSIEGMEFLLRKYPLPERMAGIFLTTGIVTGTYFITIAILSISKQWYFFSFAMAGIVIIYFTVSIKCLGNETKKVMTFLKNNDVIQARKALSQIVGRDTAHLNTEQILRACIETVAEGTVDGILSPLFYCFIGGPAAAMAYRSINTLDSMVGYTNDKYIRMGWASARLDDIANYIPARMSAVFIPMASFFCGCSFQNALRTAIRDGHKHNSLNSGFPEAAFAGALKVQLGGPSVYHGELVDKPVIGEPKTRLTLDSLAVATRIMYVTSLLFLLCGAGIFACLKYYELF, from the coding sequence ATGAGGCCCGGAGATTCACGGAGTATCTCCGGGCCTTCCGGTTCCAGGCTCTACCGCACCTTGAACAAACGGATCAGCGACAGTGATCAGAAACCTTCGATGGCTGACCTAACCCACATTCCCTACCTTTCTCTTATCCAAATAGCCGTTGCCTATATCCTGGACCTTTTACTTGGGGATCCTCAGTGGGCTTATCATCCGGTGAGGTTGATTGGACGATCTATCGAAGGCATGGAATTTCTCCTGCGGAAATATCCTCTTCCAGAACGTATGGCGGGAATTTTTTTAACAACAGGTATCGTAACCGGAACATATTTTATTACAATTGCTATTCTATCAATATCAAAACAATGGTATTTTTTCTCTTTCGCAATGGCTGGAATCGTCATTATTTATTTCACCGTTTCAATAAAATGCCTGGGAAATGAAACCAAAAAAGTTATGACCTTTCTTAAAAACAACGATGTGATACAGGCAAGAAAGGCCCTATCACAAATTGTTGGTCGTGATACCGCGCATTTAAACACGGAACAAATATTGCGGGCATGTATAGAAACAGTTGCAGAGGGAACCGTCGACGGAATTCTGTCTCCGCTTTTTTACTGTTTTATCGGAGGACCTGCCGCAGCGATGGCATATAGATCCATTAATACCCTGGATTCCATGGTAGGATATACAAATGACAAATACATCCGTATGGGCTGGGCCTCGGCAAGACTGGATGATATCGCCAACTATATCCCGGCAAGAATGTCAGCGGTATTCATTCCGATGGCCTCTTTTTTCTGTGGCTGCAGTTTTCAAAATGCACTGCGGACCGCAATTCGTGATGGTCATAAACATAACAGTCTCAATAGTGGTTTTCCGGAAGCAGCATTTGCAGGGGCACTAAAAGTACAACTGGGAGGACCCAGCGTTTACCACGGAGAGCTGGTGGATAAACCTGTTATTGGAGAGCCTAAAACACGACTAACCCTGGATTCACTGGCTGTCGCTACGAGGATCATGTATGTTACCTCTCTCTTGTTCCTACTCTGCGGAGCAGGAATCTTCGCATGCTTAAAATATTATGAACTTTTCTAA
- a CDS encoding chemotaxis protein CheA, with amino-acid sequence MEDSFSLMDDIEIVKEFLVESGDHLDDVEQKILQLEQAPGDVDIINGIFRPVHSMKGSAGFLGLTDLGKVSHELETLLDEARNTRIAITPSIIEILYDGLDVLKHLRGIVEKRTDNKDISADTIDYQPLLSKITEALKQSQKTGTAEPQALPHHIGEILVADGDISSEQLEIALEEQGRRLGEILVDKGMATTEKIEKALKVQSSSGKKTSETVKVDTQKIDNLVNLVGELVIANALISESLGTIGDGTNKNLSHHNKIVKDIQDQVMSMRMVPLKATFQKMNRLVRDVSVKVNKKVKLEIAGEETELDKSVIEEIGDPLVHLIRNSVDHGIELPEERTVKGKPAEGTVYLRAFHRGGNIIIEIEDDGKGLSKDKILEKAVSKGLVEENVSLTDQQVYNLIFSPGFSTAEKVTDISGRGVGMDVVKKNIERLRGKVEISSVEGKGTKISVKLPLTMAIIDGMIVEVGGEKYIVPMLSIEESVRPKKEDLSTVQQKGELINVRGNFLPMVRLHQLYNIKPRKTDPWEALILIVESEGQRCGILVDDLIGQQQIVIKSLGEHFRNVKGVSGSAILGNGHVGLILDVGGIMNSALN; translated from the coding sequence ATGGAAGACAGCTTTAGCTTAATGGATGATATTGAAATAGTAAAAGAATTTCTGGTTGAATCCGGTGACCACCTGGATGATGTTGAGCAAAAAATATTACAATTAGAACAGGCTCCCGGGGATGTGGATATTATTAATGGCATATTCCGTCCGGTTCACAGTATGAAAGGCAGCGCGGGTTTTCTTGGCCTGACAGATCTTGGCAAGGTAAGTCATGAATTGGAAACATTGCTGGATGAAGCCAGGAATACTAGAATAGCGATTACGCCTTCCATTATAGAAATTTTGTATGATGGTCTGGATGTATTAAAGCATCTAAGAGGTATTGTAGAAAAAAGGACAGACAATAAAGACATATCCGCGGATACGATTGATTACCAGCCACTTTTATCTAAAATTACAGAGGCGTTGAAGCAGTCTCAAAAGACAGGCACGGCAGAGCCTCAAGCGTTACCGCATCATATTGGAGAGATATTGGTTGCCGATGGAGATATCAGCAGTGAACAGCTTGAAATAGCCTTGGAAGAACAAGGCAGGAGACTGGGGGAAATATTAGTAGATAAAGGTATGGCTACTACTGAAAAGATTGAAAAAGCGCTTAAGGTTCAATCTTCATCCGGTAAGAAAACTTCTGAAACGGTTAAAGTCGATACGCAGAAAATAGATAATCTTGTAAACCTAGTGGGTGAACTGGTCATTGCCAATGCCCTTATTAGCGAGTCACTGGGAACTATTGGTGATGGCACAAACAAAAACCTTTCCCATCACAACAAGATAGTAAAGGATATACAGGATCAGGTAATGTCCATGCGGATGGTACCGTTGAAAGCAACCTTTCAAAAGATGAATAGATTAGTTCGAGATGTTTCTGTAAAGGTGAATAAGAAGGTGAAGCTTGAAATTGCCGGTGAAGAGACAGAACTGGACAAGTCGGTTATAGAAGAAATCGGTGATCCCCTTGTGCATCTCATCAGGAATTCTGTCGATCATGGTATTGAATTGCCGGAGGAACGTACGGTAAAAGGAAAACCTGCCGAAGGAACGGTGTATTTAAGGGCTTTTCACCGGGGTGGAAATATCATTATTGAAATTGAAGATGATGGGAAAGGTCTTTCGAAAGATAAGATACTGGAAAAGGCTGTCTCGAAAGGGCTCGTTGAAGAAAATGTTTCCCTTACTGATCAGCAGGTTTACAATCTGATTTTTTCCCCGGGATTTTCTACCGCGGAAAAGGTAACTGATATTTCCGGGCGTGGTGTTGGCATGGATGTTGTCAAAAAGAACATTGAACGCTTGCGCGGCAAGGTGGAGATATCATCTGTCGAGGGGAAAGGTACAAAAATATCGGTAAAACTACCTCTTACCATGGCAATTATTGACGGTATGATTGTGGAGGTCGGAGGAGAAAAATACATTGTTCCCATGCTTTCTATTGAAGAATCTGTCCGGCCAAAAAAAGAAGATCTTTCCACGGTCCAGCAAAAGGGTGAATTGATAAATGTGCGCGGGAATTTTTTGCCAATGGTACGCCTTCACCAATTATACAACATTAAACCAAGAAAAACAGACCCCTGGGAGGCGCTTATCCTTATCGTTGAAAGTGAAGGTCAAAGATGTGGTATCCTCGTTGATGATCTCATCGGTCAGCAGCAAATAGTGATAAAAAGCCTGGGAGAACATTTTCGCAATGTTAAAGGTGTTTCTGGAAGCGCTATTCTTGGTAACGGTCATGTAGGTTTGATTTTGGATGTGGGTGGTATTATGAATTCGGCTTTAAATTAA
- a CDS encoding chemotaxis protein CheC → MNFTKERLNVMGIMMRMSIDRASRALSKSLRTGAKITLSRLYVSNFDETTEKMNDDVREMTSVMVDCVGNVGCKLLFMLPLEGSLIVTDLFLRQPKGTSKEYDIFTESAVQEIGNILASHICNALVSDFSAVVTPEPPVVHNDFAGIIFTNLVMEQGLKDDKILLLETTFEICGHELECYLFLVPEMTSFEKLLESIGVDR, encoded by the coding sequence ATGAATTTTACAAAAGAACGTTTGAATGTGATGGGTATCATGATGAGAATGAGCATTGATAGGGCATCCAGGGCGCTTTCCAAGTCGTTAAGAACCGGGGCTAAAATTACACTTTCCCGGTTATATGTTTCTAATTTTGATGAAACCACCGAAAAGATGAATGATGATGTTCGGGAGATGACGAGTGTAATGGTAGACTGTGTTGGGAATGTGGGTTGTAAACTTTTATTTATGCTGCCTCTGGAGGGGTCCTTGATTGTTACGGACCTTTTTCTTCGCCAGCCAAAAGGCACATCGAAAGAGTACGATATCTTTACGGAAAGTGCGGTTCAGGAAATTGGGAATATTCTCGCGAGTCATATCTGCAATGCATTGGTTTCTGATTTCAGCGCTGTAGTAACTCCCGAGCCTCCCGTGGTTCATAATGATTTTGCGGGAATTATTTTTACTAACCTGGTGATGGAACAGGGTCTTAAGGATGACAAGATTCTCCTGCTGGAAACAACATTTGAAATTTGCGGACATGAACTTGAGTGTTACCTGTTTTTAGTTCCGGAAATGACTTCATTTGAAAAGTTATTAGAAAGTATAGGAGTAGACAGATGA
- a CDS encoding response regulator, with protein sequence MKRILVVDDAKVIRMIIKQVLSNNGFEVVGEAENGREAMEKYKALKPDAVTMDIIMPVMDGLQGLKEILAFDKEAKVVMISAIDQKDSLMEAIRCGAADYVVKPFEDDRMVDALNNVLGKP encoded by the coding sequence ATGAAGCGAATATTAGTAGTCGATGATGCCAAAGTAATTAGAATGATCATTAAACAGGTGTTGTCAAATAATGGTTTTGAGGTTGTAGGGGAAGCAGAGAATGGCAGGGAGGCAATGGAAAAATATAAAGCATTAAAACCTGATGCGGTGACAATGGATATTATTATGCCGGTAATGGATGGTCTTCAAGGGCTGAAAGAAATTCTGGCATTTGATAAAGAGGCAAAGGTCGTCATGATTTCTGCTATTGATCAGAAAGATTCACTTATGGAAGCAATTCGGTGTGGTGCGGCAGATTACGTGGTAAAACCATTTGAGGATGACCGGATGGTAGATGCATTAAACAATGTACTTGGGAAGCCTTAG
- a CDS encoding transporter translates to MRIPCFIILFFLTFNQIRAESLKKCDGCELTHVLENCTHNSSHKHPGKHTPIDTAGNRGQGLTPDDLSHKHISIEATGEHLAHEHDRPDAYAPIGVMGDHTHEAGTWMFSYRYMHMDMDGNRKGTDQSTDKEVLQDFMVVPTSMTMDMHMFGAMYSPSDKLTLMTMIPYIEKKMRHKNRMNKRFTTMSEGIGDLQFSALYDLYHFGRHHFLLNGGISLPTGSIDEEDDTPMGQNQQLPYPMQLGSGTFDLLPGVTYLGHTDNWSWGVQTMGTIRTGDNDNHYTLGNRFALTNWIARRISSHLSSSFRIAAETWGNIKDEDPELNPKVAPTADADRRGGTQVDLFLGLNFKAPKGFFDGHRLSVEAGSPVYQNLDGPQLETDWRVTAGWQYEW, encoded by the coding sequence ATGAGAATACCTTGTTTCATAATTTTATTTTTTTTAACTTTCAATCAAATCCGGGCTGAATCATTAAAAAAATGTGATGGCTGCGAACTTACTCATGTGCTGGAAAACTGCACTCACAATAGTTCCCATAAACATCCAGGAAAACACACGCCCATTGATACGGCAGGAAACCGGGGGCAAGGCCTGACGCCAGACGACCTTTCACATAAACATATATCTATAGAGGCAACGGGAGAGCATCTGGCCCATGAACACGATCGCCCTGATGCATATGCCCCAATCGGCGTGATGGGTGATCATACCCATGAGGCAGGAACATGGATGTTTTCATACCGATACATGCATATGGATATGGATGGAAATCGCAAGGGCACTGACCAGTCAACCGATAAAGAAGTGCTTCAGGACTTTATGGTAGTCCCGACCAGTATGACTATGGATATGCATATGTTTGGCGCAATGTATTCTCCTTCTGACAAGCTTACCCTGATGACAATGATCCCGTATATCGAAAAGAAAATGAGGCATAAAAACCGTATGAATAAACGTTTCACTACAATGTCAGAAGGAATAGGTGATTTACAGTTTTCAGCCCTCTATGACCTTTACCACTTCGGCCGCCATCATTTTCTTCTGAACGGTGGAATCAGTCTCCCGACAGGATCCATTGATGAAGAAGATGACACCCCAATGGGACAAAACCAGCAGCTTCCCTATCCTATGCAATTAGGATCTGGCACCTTTGATCTTTTACCCGGTGTTACCTATTTAGGCCATACAGATAATTGGTCCTGGGGCGTACAAACCATGGGAACAATCCGCACCGGAGATAATGATAATCATTATACCCTGGGAAATCGATTTGCTCTTACCAACTGGATAGCGCGAAGGATCTCCTCTCACCTCAGCAGTTCTTTCCGTATTGCCGCTGAAACATGGGGAAATATCAAAGATGAAGATCCGGAGTTGAATCCCAAAGTGGCGCCCACTGCTGATGCTGACCGTCGCGGCGGAACTCAGGTTGATCTGTTTTTAGGACTGAATTTTAAGGCTCCAAAAGGATTTTTTGATGGTCACCGTCTGTCAGTTGAGGCAGGATCTCCCGTTTATCAAAATCTGGATGGCCCGCAACTGGAAACCGATTGGCGTGTGACTGCAGGTTGGCAATATGAATGGTAG
- a CDS encoding energy-coupling factor transporter transmembrane protein EcfT, whose translation MNFSNYPLKRLDPRSKILSFSAIFLCIIFSPITRPKDFGLYFLLLLAIALLSGITPAQIIKKIYVSILILFFLGMFFPFIKKGSVFWSFNISHWKLDITYEGIWIFLNITVKSALSIFLLATASLTTSLTDFSYGLYRLHLPRSVISSFSFSCCCIIMLLEETGKVLRGKTGFFYCPGNKNVLQTPANVNNTLSDRVRRKIKIIRRKTILRKNREGISNTEHFRYSLIDFLFVISVSIVLLFIFFGWAYTIKYIKMNDTHLWQRF comes from the coding sequence ATGAACTTTTCTAATTATCCTTTAAAAAGATTAGACCCGCGATCTAAGATTCTCTCTTTCTCTGCAATCTTTCTCTGCATCATTTTTTCCCCTATCACACGCCCCAAGGATTTCGGTCTCTATTTTTTGCTGCTATTAGCGATTGCTCTTCTCTCCGGAATAACACCCGCGCAGATTATTAAAAAAATATACGTTTCGATACTCATTCTCTTCTTCCTGGGAATGTTCTTTCCTTTTATAAAAAAAGGAAGTGTGTTCTGGTCCTTTAATATCAGTCATTGGAAGTTGGACATCACCTATGAAGGAATTTGGATATTCCTGAACATTACTGTTAAGTCGGCCTTATCCATCTTTTTACTCGCCACTGCATCACTGACCACTTCTTTAACTGATTTTTCATATGGACTTTACCGGCTTCATTTACCTCGTAGCGTAATCAGCTCTTTTTCATTTTCCTGTTGTTGTATTATCATGCTTTTAGAAGAAACAGGAAAAGTACTACGGGGAAAAACAGGTTTTTTTTATTGCCCCGGGAACAAGAACGTATTACAGACACCGGCAAACGTAAACAATACATTATCCGACAGGGTCCGCAGGAAGATAAAAATTATACGTCGCAAAACGATCCTCAGGAAAAATCGCGAAGGAATATCAAATACTGAACATTTCAGATATTCATTAATCGATTTTTTATTTGTCATCAGTGTAAGCATTGTGTTACTATTCATTTTTTTTGGGTGGGCGTATACTATTAAATACATAAAAATGAACGATACCCATCTCTGGCAAAGATTTTAA
- a CDS encoding cobyrinate a,c-diamide synthase: MSNKPRIVLAGTHSGVGKTTITLGLMSALMEKGYTVQGFKAGPDYIDPSHHTAVTGRFSRNLDTWLMGRDVCLELFDHAMQGADIGVIEGVMGLFDGSLDGTESGSTAHLAKTLNIPVILLMDAKGVSRSAGAIALGFNTFDKDITIQGIIVNRVGSERHYRSLKKSIEDSSHIPVLGFLPFHNEITLPERHLGLVPSAEQELSKQTYRKIGNLLSNTLDINQLMSIASATKHFPLVEKTFFREITDRVSCRIAVASDEAFNFYYQDNLDLLELHGAELAYFSPLYDKYVPAEIDGLYIGGGFPELFASMLAANTSMKESIRKAYRNGAVFYGECGGMMYLLDYLVDFKEKKHEMCGILKGTTTMENKRQGLGYITVQAMQDNILCKKGDTFKAHEFHWSSLQAPEGTPHAFVISKCAGEESKTDGLFNDQILCSYAHVHFATNTKLARHFLNTIRGKMESAGM, encoded by the coding sequence ATGTCCAACAAGCCGAGGATAGTACTGGCAGGAACACACAGTGGTGTGGGAAAAACAACCATTACCCTCGGTCTGATGTCTGCCTTAATGGAAAAGGGTTACACGGTACAAGGTTTTAAGGCCGGACCAGACTATATCGACCCCTCACATCATACGGCTGTTACCGGAAGGTTCTCCCGTAATTTAGATACGTGGCTTATGGGGAGAGATGTTTGTCTGGAGTTATTCGATCATGCAATGCAAGGCGCGGATATAGGCGTAATCGAAGGAGTAATGGGTTTATTTGACGGCAGTCTTGACGGCACGGAATCAGGAAGTACGGCACATCTTGCAAAGACTTTGAACATTCCGGTTATTTTGTTAATGGATGCAAAAGGCGTGTCTCGAAGCGCCGGAGCAATTGCGCTGGGTTTTAATACTTTTGATAAAGATATTACAATTCAAGGAATTATAGTAAACAGAGTTGGCAGCGAACGACATTACAGGTCACTAAAAAAATCCATAGAGGACAGTTCCCATATTCCGGTGCTTGGATTCCTGCCTTTTCATAACGAAATAACACTACCCGAACGCCATCTTGGATTGGTGCCTTCTGCAGAACAGGAATTATCCAAGCAAACATACAGAAAAATCGGCAATCTGTTAAGCAATACCTTAGACATAAACCAATTAATGAGCATTGCATCTGCCACAAAACATTTCCCCCTCGTTGAGAAAACATTTTTTCGGGAAATTACCGATCGTGTTTCCTGCAGAATTGCCGTCGCATCAGACGAAGCATTTAATTTTTATTACCAGGACAACCTCGATTTGCTTGAATTGCATGGCGCCGAATTAGCATATTTTAGTCCTTTGTATGACAAATATGTACCTGCAGAAATTGATGGTTTGTATATCGGAGGGGGGTTTCCGGAACTTTTTGCATCAATGCTTGCGGCAAATACTAGCATGAAAGAGTCCATACGAAAGGCATACAGAAATGGCGCTGTATTCTACGGAGAGTGCGGGGGAATGATGTATTTACTTGATTATCTGGTTGATTTCAAAGAGAAAAAACATGAAATGTGCGGGATACTGAAAGGCACAACCACGATGGAGAACAAACGGCAGGGACTGGGATATATTACCGTTCAGGCAATGCAAGACAATATCCTCTGCAAAAAAGGCGATACATTCAAGGCCCATGAATTTCACTGGTCATCTTTGCAGGCTCCGGAAGGCACACCACATGCATTTGTTATTTCCAAGTGTGCAGGTGAAGAATCAAAGACAGATGGTCTTTTCAACGACCAGATACTCTGTTCTTATGCACATGTCCACTTTGCAACGAATACGAAACTGGCAAGACACTTTCTTAACACAATAAGAGGAAAAATGGAGAGTGCAGGTATGTAA